From the genome of Streptococcus marmotae, one region includes:
- a CDS encoding glycoside hydrolase family 43 protein — MTVHYKNPIVTGMHPDPSIVLVEGSYYLVNSTFEYYPGISLSRSTDLVNWEKMDSILTKHSQANLRKAKSNEGIFAVCIRYHKGHFYIVTTNFAEWKNFIIRGKLSPDKEQIIWEEKRIEIDIMGIDPDLYFEDQRTYVQFTGYIDDEGTKAIQQVEIDLISGKILRGPEVLSFGTGGRDVEGPHIIKKENHYYLLAAEGGTGIGHMITMFRSPHLWGPYESAPQNPLFTNRDRANQLLQNIGHADLFQDKSGNWWLTCLGTRPTSLDFIQFTNTGRETLLYPVNWDTEWPQIYHGIPTVEVDLTDFPHHAKEIGQQTEKILEDSFISSHLHPEWISLRDSLRERLTVGDGLLCLSGSTSTLTDLATPSFLGLRQTDQEETFQIKLDIEHTSIKDGAIGIATLINSDHYACLLIRKNEIAGYDFIKQIRILDIEVTEKLGTLPYLPQMLSIEHGKKEKIFRAISNKKENIVFSCHSLHFSNEAIAALNTGNISGIYVLDDACLAITQAKRFSSHTLC, encoded by the coding sequence ATGACTGTACACTATAAAAATCCTATTGTTACAGGTATGCATCCTGACCCGAGCATCGTCTTAGTAGAAGGAAGCTACTATCTTGTTAACAGTACTTTTGAATATTATCCAGGTATCAGCTTATCAAGAAGTACCGACCTCGTCAATTGGGAAAAAATGGACAGTATCCTGACAAAGCATTCTCAAGCTAATTTACGTAAGGCAAAATCAAATGAAGGAATTTTTGCTGTTTGTATTCGTTATCACAAAGGCCATTTTTATATAGTAACAACAAACTTTGCAGAATGGAAAAATTTTATTATTCGAGGTAAATTAAGTCCTGATAAAGAACAGATTATTTGGGAAGAAAAACGAATCGAAATAGATATCATGGGAATAGATCCAGATCTCTATTTTGAAGATCAGCGAACTTATGTTCAGTTTACAGGTTATATTGATGATGAAGGAACTAAAGCTATTCAACAAGTAGAAATCGATTTGATATCAGGAAAGATTCTTCGAGGACCAGAAGTCTTAAGTTTTGGAACCGGCGGGCGTGATGTGGAAGGTCCTCATATTATAAAAAAAGAAAATCACTACTATTTACTTGCCGCTGAAGGTGGGACTGGCATTGGACACATGATTACTATGTTTCGTAGTCCACATCTTTGGGGACCATATGAAAGTGCTCCGCAAAATCCCCTCTTTACCAATCGTGATCGAGCAAATCAACTATTACAAAATATTGGACATGCCGATCTTTTCCAAGATAAAAGTGGAAATTGGTGGCTCACTTGCCTAGGAACTCGTCCGACTAGCTTAGATTTTATCCAGTTTACCAATACCGGACGTGAGACCTTACTCTATCCAGTGAATTGGGATACTGAGTGGCCTCAAATTTATCACGGAATACCAACTGTAGAGGTAGATTTAACTGACTTTCCGCATCACGCCAAGGAGATTGGACAGCAGACAGAAAAGATCTTAGAAGATTCTTTCATCTCTTCTCATCTTCATCCAGAATGGATTAGTTTACGTGATTCGCTAAGAGAACGTCTGACAGTTGGAGATGGGTTGCTTTGCTTATCTGGTTCAACTTCTACTTTGACCGATTTAGCAACTCCCTCTTTTCTTGGTTTACGGCAGACAGATCAGGAGGAAACTTTCCAAATCAAGCTAGATATAGAGCATACATCCATCAAAGATGGTGCAATAGGCATTGCTACCCTCATTAATTCAGATCACTATGCTTGTCTCCTTATTCGAAAAAATGAAATTGCTGGGTATGACTTTATCAAACAAATTCGCATTCTAGACATAGAGGTGACAGAAAAGCTCGGAACCCTACCGTATCTTCCACAAATGCTAAGCATTGAACACGGAAAAAAAGAAAAAATATTCCGTGCTATTTCAAATAAAAAGGAAAATATCGTCTTTTCCTGTCATTCTCTCCATTTCTCCAACGAAGCTATTGCAGCTTTGAATACAGGAAATATCTCAGGAATCTATGTTTTAGATGATGCTTGTTTAGCCATTACTCAGGCGAAGCGCTTTTCCTCACATACCTTATGCTAG
- the yihA gene encoding ribosome biogenesis GTP-binding protein YihA/YsxC, with protein MEINTNNAEILLSAVSKAQYPQDDMPEIALAGRSNVGKSSFINTLLGRKNLARTSSKPGKTQQLNFYNIDDKIRFVDVPGYGYAKVSKTERAKWGKMIEEYLTNRDNLRAVVSLVDMRHEPSADDVQMYEFLKYYEIPVIVVATKADKIPRGKWNKHESMIKKKLDFDKNDQFVVFSSETRHGFDQAWESILNEI; from the coding sequence ATGGAAATCAATACAAACAATGCAGAAATCCTTTTAAGTGCGGTTTCTAAGGCCCAGTATCCTCAAGACGATATGCCAGAAATTGCCCTAGCGGGACGGTCAAATGTTGGAAAGTCTTCTTTTATTAACACCCTACTTGGCCGTAAAAATTTGGCACGTACGTCTAGTAAACCAGGGAAAACACAGCAGTTAAACTTTTATAACATCGATGACAAGATTCGTTTTGTCGATGTACCAGGTTATGGTTATGCGAAAGTTTCAAAGACTGAGCGTGCCAAATGGGGAAAAATGATTGAAGAATACCTAACGAATCGTGATAACTTAAGAGCGGTAGTCAGTTTGGTCGATATGCGCCATGAACCATCAGCAGATGATGTCCAAATGTACGAATTCTTAAAGTATTATGAAATTCCTGTTATTGTCGTCGCAACAAAGGCAGATAAAATTCCCCGTGGCAAATGGAATAAGCACGAATCCATGATTAAGAAAAAACTAGATTTTGACAAAAATGACCAATTTGTCGTCTTTTCGTCAGAAACAAGACATGGATTTGACCAGGCTTGGGAGAGCATTTTGAATGAAATTTAG
- a CDS encoding HAD hydrolase-like protein — protein MKGVLFDLDGVIADTASYHFTAWRNLISQHFQAELPDELEEKTRGVSREDSLKVILSYLGKNVSVDEFHALSVEKNSAYVAALEHLSPVIFYLVLHP, from the coding sequence ATGAAAGGTGTATTATTTGATTTAGATGGTGTCATTGCAGATACAGCAAGCTATCATTTTACAGCTTGGCGCAATCTCATTTCTCAGCATTTTCAAGCAGAATTACCAGATGAATTAGAAGAAAAAACCAGAGGAGTCAGTCGTGAAGACTCCCTCAAAGTTATATTAAGCTATTTAGGTAAGAATGTTTCAGTAGATGAATTCCATGCATTGTCTGTCGAGAAAAATAGCGCTTATGTAGCAGCACTTGAACACCTCTCCCCAGTCATATTTTACCTGGTATTGCATCCTTAA
- a CDS encoding alpha-L-rhamnosidase, protein MNITDILINHLVEPLGYDMSHLHITFKIEASHFQSIEKKVRISSPNGLCYETDFLPYDNNFFDVDTELLPRTRYDVEVLIRTINETISASTFFETGKRHEPFTADWIAHPNKNLQNTVFRKQIDLKDAVISARLYMTGLGVYETYLDGEKIGNEMLAPGCTDYTKWIQIQTYDVTSLLQAGKTDWTVSTGDGWYKGIMGFDGGKDQHYGDHHRIIAELYIDYANGQTEVIKTDNSWSATAGQVTKSAIYYGEDLDDRILLDDWEVVEILDESKDVLCDRMSPPLVIDERLAVQEIILTPAGETVLDFGQNHAGIFEFYNRLPEGHTITLEAGECLLDGNFYRDNLRYARATFSYTSNGKEGWVRPHFTYFGYRYVRVSGHTSPINPEDFKAAVVFSQMEFTGDIQTNHSSVNRLFQNVKWGQKSNFFDVPTDCPQRDERLGWTGDANVFSTTAALNANVYPFFRKFAKDMAVEQAMLDGMTPMYAPSFGNHEGGAAVWGDATTVVPWNMYQIYGDDTILRQHYPSMKAWVDWISRSTKTENLWTGGFQFGDWIALDGENPALPTGKTDENFIASVYYYYSSQIVAKTASLLGYEDEASIYRILASNIKTAIRNEFITSTGRLAIDTQTAYALALYFELIPKAQIPRVLNDLVTRLGKDEDHLKTGFVGTPFICQVLSKYGEHKLATKIFLHEDYPSWLYAINKGATTIWERWNSIQEDDTMHPDGMNSLNHYSIGAIMEWAYCYILGLGEHTPGYQRVTLSPKFDYRLKNVKGYFTSSYGKLSVAYQIESDVEHRIQLQISVPFGQTVELQLPRSESVSISINEMIIEDGTIELTCGQYTISYIPNQDYIERYSAHTSVRDIMLDTELVDKIEQIADVLQFFKENPDALNGGLGTMSITKLNTILPFINIEPEALRKVNNLLESTPLLSQR, encoded by the coding sequence ATGAACATTACAGACATATTGATTAATCATTTAGTTGAGCCTTTGGGCTATGACATGTCCCATTTACATATTACATTCAAAATTGAGGCCTCTCACTTCCAAAGTATTGAAAAAAAGGTTCGTATTTCCAGTCCTAACGGCCTTTGTTACGAAACAGATTTCCTACCCTATGACAATAATTTTTTCGATGTCGACACTGAGTTATTGCCTCGTACACGTTATGATGTAGAAGTACTCATTCGTACAATAAATGAGACTATTTCTGCTTCTACATTCTTTGAAACAGGAAAGCGGCACGAACCATTTACTGCGGATTGGATTGCCCATCCAAATAAAAATCTCCAAAATACGGTATTTAGAAAGCAGATTGACTTAAAAGATGCAGTAATATCTGCTCGCTTATACATGACTGGTCTTGGAGTTTATGAGACCTATCTGGATGGCGAAAAAATTGGAAATGAGATGCTAGCTCCTGGATGCACAGATTATACAAAATGGATTCAAATTCAAACGTACGACGTCACCAGTCTCTTGCAAGCAGGCAAGACTGATTGGACTGTTTCTACCGGTGATGGCTGGTACAAGGGCATCATGGGATTTGATGGAGGTAAAGATCAACACTATGGCGATCATCACCGTATTATTGCTGAACTTTACATTGACTACGCAAATGGACAGACTGAAGTGATTAAAACAGATAATAGCTGGAGCGCAACAGCTGGTCAAGTAACAAAATCAGCTATTTACTACGGAGAAGATTTAGATGACCGCATTTTATTAGATGATTGGGAAGTAGTGGAAATACTAGACGAATCAAAGGATGTACTGTGCGACCGTATGAGTCCGCCACTCGTTATTGATGAGCGCTTAGCTGTCCAAGAAATCATTCTCACACCTGCTGGAGAAACTGTTCTAGATTTTGGTCAGAATCATGCTGGTATTTTCGAATTTTATAATCGTTTACCAGAAGGGCACACAATTACTCTTGAAGCTGGAGAATGCTTGCTAGATGGAAACTTCTACAGAGATAATCTTCGTTATGCTAGGGCTACTTTCTCCTACACATCAAATGGAAAAGAAGGCTGGGTGAGACCTCATTTTACCTATTTTGGCTATCGGTACGTTCGGGTAAGTGGACATACTAGCCCCATCAATCCAGAAGATTTTAAAGCTGCTGTCGTCTTTTCTCAGATGGAGTTTACAGGAGATATCCAGACGAATCATTCATCAGTTAACCGCCTATTCCAAAATGTCAAATGGGGACAAAAATCTAATTTCTTTGATGTTCCAACAGATTGCCCTCAACGGGATGAGCGTCTCGGATGGACTGGAGATGCAAATGTATTTTCAACCACTGCTGCTTTGAATGCCAATGTCTATCCGTTTTTCCGTAAATTCGCGAAGGATATGGCTGTCGAGCAGGCCATGCTAGATGGCATGACACCTATGTACGCTCCTTCTTTTGGAAATCACGAAGGAGGGGCGGCAGTTTGGGGTGACGCTACAACTGTTGTCCCTTGGAATATGTACCAAATTTACGGAGATGATACAATTTTACGCCAACATTACCCATCCATGAAAGCTTGGGTTGATTGGATTAGTCGTTCAACTAAGACCGAAAATCTCTGGACCGGTGGATTCCAATTTGGAGATTGGATTGCTCTTGATGGTGAAAATCCTGCTTTACCAACCGGAAAAACAGATGAAAACTTCATCGCATCTGTCTACTACTACTATTCTAGCCAAATTGTCGCAAAAACAGCTAGCTTACTTGGATACGAAGACGAAGCTAGTATCTATCGGATATTAGCAAGCAATATAAAAACAGCCATTCGCAACGAATTTATTACATCTACCGGTCGACTAGCTATCGATACTCAAACAGCTTATGCTCTTGCCCTATACTTTGAGCTTATTCCTAAAGCGCAAATCCCTCGTGTTCTTAACGATTTAGTTACACGTCTTGGAAAAGATGAAGACCATCTGAAGACAGGTTTTGTGGGAACGCCATTCATCTGCCAAGTCCTATCTAAATATGGCGAGCATAAATTAGCAACTAAAATTTTCCTCCATGAAGATTATCCAAGCTGGCTTTATGCTATCAATAAAGGGGCAACTACTATATGGGAACGTTGGAATTCTATTCAAGAAGATGATACTATGCACCCTGACGGGATGAACTCGCTTAACCACTATTCCATCGGGGCAATTATGGAATGGGCTTACTGTTATATTTTGGGATTAGGTGAACATACACCTGGTTATCAACGAGTGACCTTGTCACCTAAATTTGATTACCGCTTGAAAAATGTTAAAGGATATTTCACTTCTAGCTATGGCAAATTATCCGTTGCGTATCAAATTGAATCCGATGTAGAGCATCGCATTCAACTTCAGATTTCTGTGCCATTTGGACAAACAGTCGAGCTACAATTACCACGTTCTGAGTCTGTCTCCATTTCTATCAATGAAATGATTATTGAAGATGGTACTATTGAGTTAACCTGTGGTCAATATACCATATCCTATATTCCTAACCAAGATTATATCGAACGCTACTCTGCCCACACATCTGTCCGTGATATCATGTTAGATACTGAATTAGTAGACAAAATTGAGCAGATAGCAGATGTATTACAGTTCTTCAAAGAAAATCCAGATGCATTAAATGGTGGACTTGGAACAATGTCTATCACAAAACTAAACACTATTTTACCATTCATCAACATTGAACCAGAGGCGCTCAGGAAAGTGAATAACCTTCTTGAAAGCACTCCACTGCTTAGCCAAAGGTAA
- a CDS encoding HAD-IA family hydrolase — protein sequence MCLASASKNGPLILEKLGLSNVFDAVVNPEEIAAGKPKPDIFIAAARKLHLAPEDCVGIEDSVAGVSAINAAGSISIGIGGAELSHAHQRFENSSDITYATIKKIWEAHQSQH from the coding sequence ATATGTCTTGCTTCTGCTAGTAAAAACGGGCCACTTATTCTAGAAAAATTGGGTCTTTCAAATGTTTTTGATGCGGTTGTTAATCCTGAGGAAATTGCTGCTGGAAAACCTAAGCCAGACATTTTTATCGCTGCTGCTCGCAAACTTCATTTAGCTCCTGAAGATTGCGTTGGTATAGAAGATTCTGTAGCTGGAGTCTCTGCTATCAATGCTGCAGGCAGTATTTCCATTGGAATTGGAGGGGCAGAATTAAGTCATGCTCATCAGCGATTCGAGAATAGTTCAGATATCACTTACGCTACTATCAAAAAAATATGGGAAGCTCATCAGTCTCAACACTGA
- a CDS encoding dihydrofolate reductase, which yields MTKKIVAIWAQDEQGVIGKEGSLPWSLPADLEHFKQTTTGHAMVMGRVTFEGMNKRVLPNRISIILTHDSDYQVADDRALVMHHVSDVLDWYNQQDKNLYVIGGGQLFSAFESHLDEIVRTDIHSRFEGDTYFPKVFDWSVFKETSMNEYERDAENPVDFTVRIFERREN from the coding sequence ATGACGAAGAAAATTGTTGCCATTTGGGCGCAAGATGAGCAAGGTGTAATTGGTAAAGAAGGCAGTCTTCCCTGGTCTTTACCAGCTGATTTGGAACATTTTAAACAGACAACCACAGGCCATGCGATGGTTATGGGACGTGTGACCTTTGAAGGAATGAACAAACGCGTCCTTCCAAATCGTATTTCAATCATTCTGACACATGATTCAGATTATCAAGTGGCTGATGACCGTGCTCTTGTGATGCACCATGTTTCAGATGTACTAGACTGGTACAATCAACAGGACAAGAATCTTTATGTGATTGGCGGAGGCCAACTATTTTCGGCTTTTGAATCTCATTTAGACGAAATTGTCAGAACAGATATTCATAGTCGATTTGAAGGCGATACATATTTTCCGAAGGTATTTGATTGGAGCGTTTTTAAAGAGACAAGCATGAACGAGTATGAGCGTGATGCGGAAAATCCTGTTGACTTTACCGTGAGAATATTTGAAAGAAGAGAGAACTAA
- a CDS encoding thymidylate synthase yields MTKADQIFKENIQKILDEGVFSENARPRYKDGNVANSKYITGSFAEYDLAKGEFPITTLRPIPIKSAIKEVCWIYQDQTNSLSVLNDKYGVSYWNDWEVGTTRTIGERYGAVVKKHQIIDKILKQLADNPWNRRNIISLWDYEAFEETDGLLPCAFQTMFDVRRVDGDIYLDATLTQRSNDMLVAHHINAMQYVALQMMIAKHFGWKVGKFFYFINNLHIYDNQFEQAKELLNREPSDCQPRLVLNVPDGTNFYDIKPEDFELVDYHPVKPQLKFDLAI; encoded by the coding sequence ATGACAAAAGCAGATCAAATTTTCAAAGAAAACATTCAAAAAATACTCGATGAGGGCGTCTTTTCAGAGAATGCTCGTCCACGTTATAAAGATGGAAATGTAGCAAATTCCAAATATATTACCGGCTCCTTTGCGGAATACGATTTGGCAAAGGGGGAATTTCCCATTACCACCTTACGTCCCATTCCGATTAAGTCGGCTATTAAAGAAGTTTGCTGGATTTACCAAGATCAGACCAACAGCCTTTCGGTTTTGAATGACAAATACGGTGTGAGCTACTGGAACGATTGGGAAGTTGGAACAACAAGAACGATTGGTGAGCGGTATGGTGCTGTTGTCAAAAAACACCAGATTATTGATAAAATTCTCAAACAGTTAGCGGATAATCCCTGGAATCGTCGCAATATTATCTCGCTTTGGGACTATGAAGCCTTTGAGGAGACAGACGGTCTCTTGCCTTGTGCCTTTCAGACCATGTTTGATGTCAGACGAGTTGACGGAGACATCTATCTGGATGCCACTCTGACTCAAAGGAGTAATGATATGTTAGTAGCCCACCACATCAATGCCATGCAGTATGTGGCCCTCCAGATGATGATTGCTAAGCATTTCGGTTGGAAAGTTGGGAAATTCTTCTATTTCATCAATAATTTGCACATCTACGATAATCAATTTGAACAGGCCAAGGAGTTGCTCAATAGGGAGCCGAGTGATTGTCAGCCACGCTTAGTCTTGAATGTGCCAGATGGAACGAATTTTTACGATATCAAACCGGAAGATTTTGAATTAGTTGATTATCATCCAGTCAAACCACAGCTCAAGTTTGATTTAGCGATTTAA
- the rplL gene encoding 50S ribosomal protein L7/L12, which yields MALNIENIIAEIKEASILELNDLVKAIEEEFGVTAAAPVAVAAAGAADTADAKDSFDVELTSAGDKKVGVIKVVREITGLGLKEAKELVDGAPALVKEGVATAEAEEIKAKLEEAGASVTLK from the coding sequence ATGGCATTGAACATTGAAAACATTATTGCTGAAATTAAAGAAGCTTCAATCCTTGAGCTTAACGATCTTGTAAAAGCGATCGAAGAAGAATTTGGTGTAACTGCAGCTGCTCCTGTAGCTGTTGCTGCGGCTGGTGCTGCTGATACTGCAGATGCTAAAGATTCATTCGACGTTGAATTGACATCTGCTGGTGACAAAAAAGTTGGCGTTATCAAAGTTGTACGTGAAATCACAGGTCTTGGTCTTAAAGAAGCTAAAGAACTTGTTGATGGAGCACCTGCATTGGTTAAAGAAGGCGTTGCAACTGCAGAAGCTGAAGAAATCAAAGCTAAATTGGAAGAAGCTGGAGCTAGCGTAACTCTTAAATAA
- the rplJ gene encoding 50S ribosomal protein L10: MSEAIIAKKAELVDQVAEKMKAAASIVVVDARGLTVEQDTVLRRDLRGSEVEYKVIKNSILRRAAEKAGLEELASIFVGPSAIAFSNEDVIAPAKILNDFAKTAEALEIKGGAIEGKVSSKEEIQALAALPNREGMLSMLLSVLQAPVRNVAYAVKAVAESKEDAA, translated from the coding sequence ATGAGTGAAGCTATTATCGCTAAAAAAGCAGAATTAGTTGATCAAGTTGCTGAGAAGATGAAAGCTGCAGCATCTATCGTAGTTGTGGATGCACGTGGTTTGACAGTTGAGCAAGATACCGTTCTTCGTCGTGACTTACGCGGAAGCGAAGTTGAGTACAAGGTTATCAAAAACTCAATCTTACGTCGTGCGGCTGAAAAAGCTGGTCTTGAAGAACTTGCATCAATTTTTGTTGGACCATCTGCCATTGCATTTTCAAATGAAGATGTTATCGCACCAGCAAAAATCTTGAACGACTTTGCTAAAACAGCTGAAGCCCTTGAAATCAAAGGTGGTGCTATCGAAGGTAAAGTTTCTTCTAAAGAAGAAATCCAAGCTCTTGCAGCATTGCCAAACAGAGAAGGTATGCTTTCTATGCTCTTGTCTGTACTTCAAGCACCGGTTCGCAACGTTGCATACGCTGTCAAAGCTGTTGCAGAAAGCAAAGAAGACGCTGCTTAA
- a CDS encoding alpha-galactosidase, with amino-acid sequence MKVSVSDSQYFHLQTKNTSYIFRVLENGGLGHVYYGKKIPIKDSYPYLTVVEERGFEPYTDVENTSSQPNLMRFEYSSYGRGDFRQPAYQIALENGSRISDLIFDSYQLLPGKSRLEGLPATFASDEFAITLVIKMVDPTIGLTVYLSYTIFKNQDVIARSVQFKNDSQQKMKLLRTMSLQVDLRASDYDFIHFSGAWLRERYVQRTPLRYGLQSVDSLRVSSSPQQNPFIMLASKETTEDSGAVYGFNLIYSGNHLEQIEVDHFGCARVLVGMNPFDFSWTLLPGETFQTPEALQCYTSNGFNSLSQLLANFYHEHLINPVFSKKDRPLLINSWEATYFDISTKKIKDLADKAKDLGIELVVIDDGWYGHRDNDQTSLGDWVDDQTKFPEGIAHIANYVHSIGLKFGLWFEPEMISEDSDLYRSHPDWRIAAPNRQPCLGRQQFVLDFSRKEVVDNLFSQMKKMIKETGLDYIKWDMNRHITDLYSLALENNRQQEFAHRYILGVYELYDRLIKAFPNILFESCASGGGRFDLGMMYYAPQAWTSDNTDPIERLKIQYGTSYGYPLSMMTGHVSASPNHQTGRVTTLTYREHVSYFSVLGYEFDLTQLDKEAYEQIKEGITFYKTYRHLFQYGTFYRILSPFTQNIVSWQVVSQDKTCSILARYQILSEANPAPAHLIFKGLDRHKYYQIKGYDDVFTGEELMNAGVCLPLSPYAGERVVSVPDFKSWLFILNEYTAL; translated from the coding sequence ATGAAAGTTTCAGTTTCAGACAGCCAATATTTTCATTTACAAACAAAGAATACAAGTTATATTTTTAGAGTTTTGGAAAATGGCGGCTTAGGACATGTCTATTATGGAAAAAAAATACCAATTAAAGACAGTTACCCCTACCTAACTGTAGTAGAGGAGCGTGGCTTTGAACCATATACTGACGTTGAAAACACGAGCTCTCAGCCTAATTTGATGAGATTTGAATATAGTTCTTACGGTAGAGGAGACTTTAGGCAACCAGCTTATCAAATAGCACTAGAAAATGGAAGCCGAATTAGTGATTTAATCTTCGATTCCTATCAGTTGCTTCCTGGAAAGAGCCGTTTAGAAGGTCTTCCAGCAACTTTTGCAAGTGACGAATTTGCAATTACTTTAGTAATCAAAATGGTGGATCCAACGATTGGATTGACAGTTTATTTATCGTATACTATTTTTAAAAATCAAGATGTGATTGCTCGCAGTGTTCAATTTAAAAATGATAGTCAACAGAAAATGAAGCTATTACGAACCATGAGTTTACAAGTGGATTTGCGAGCTAGTGATTATGATTTCATACATTTTTCTGGTGCCTGGTTGAGAGAACGCTATGTTCAAAGAACGCCATTACGATACGGACTGCAAAGCGTAGATAGTTTAAGAGTCAGTTCTAGCCCGCAGCAAAATCCTTTTATTATGTTGGCTAGTAAAGAAACAACTGAGGATTCAGGTGCAGTTTATGGTTTTAATCTGATTTACTCAGGGAATCACCTTGAACAAATTGAGGTAGATCATTTTGGTTGTGCGCGTGTTTTGGTCGGCATGAATCCATTTGATTTTTCTTGGACCTTGTTACCTGGTGAAACTTTTCAAACTCCAGAAGCTTTACAATGTTATACCTCAAATGGTTTTAATAGCCTGAGTCAACTATTGGCTAATTTTTATCATGAGCATTTGATAAATCCTGTGTTTAGCAAGAAAGATAGGCCGCTATTAATTAATAGTTGGGAAGCAACTTACTTTGATATTTCGACCAAAAAAATTAAGGATTTAGCGGATAAGGCTAAGGATTTGGGAATAGAGTTGGTTGTTATCGATGATGGCTGGTACGGTCATCGGGATAATGATCAGACTTCTTTAGGAGACTGGGTTGATGACCAGACGAAGTTTCCAGAAGGAATCGCTCATATTGCAAATTATGTCCATTCGATTGGATTAAAGTTTGGTCTTTGGTTTGAACCAGAGATGATCTCAGAAGATAGCGATCTGTACCGCAGTCATCCCGATTGGAGAATTGCAGCGCCGAATCGTCAGCCATGCTTAGGTCGACAACAATTTGTCTTAGATTTTAGCCGTAAAGAGGTCGTAGACAATCTGTTTTCTCAAATGAAAAAAATGATTAAAGAAACAGGTTTGGATTACATTAAATGGGATATGAATAGGCATATTACAGATTTGTACAGTTTAGCTTTAGAAAACAATAGACAACAAGAATTTGCCCATCGATACATTTTAGGTGTATATGAACTGTATGATAGATTGATAAAAGCATTTCCAAACATTCTGTTTGAATCCTGTGCTTCTGGTGGCGGACGTTTTGATTTGGGGATGATGTATTATGCACCGCAAGCATGGACAAGTGATAATACTGATCCAATAGAACGTCTGAAAATTCAATATGGGACGTCATACGGTTACCCCTTATCAATGATGACAGGCCATGTATCGGCTTCTCCTAATCACCAAACAGGTCGGGTGACGACGCTCACTTATAGAGAACACGTGTCATACTTTTCTGTATTAGGATATGAATTTGACCTCACTCAATTAGATAAAGAAGCATATGAACAGATAAAAGAAGGAATTACTTTTTATAAAACCTACCGTCATTTATTTCAATATGGAACATTCTATCGGATTTTGAGTCCGTTTACTCAAAATATCGTTAGTTGGCAGGTGGTATCACAAGATAAAACTTGCTCGATATTGGCTCGTTATCAGATACTGAGTGAAGCGAATCCAGCACCTGCCCATCTTATATTTAAGGGATTAGATCGTCACAAATATTATCAAATAAAGGGATACGATGATGTTTTTACAGGTGAAGAATTGATGAATGCAGGTGTTTGTCTTCCGCTTTCTCCATATGCAGGAGAAAGAGTGGTCAGTGTCCCAGATTTCAAATCCTGGTTATTTATTTTGAATGAATATACAGCTCTATGA